In the genome of Girardinichthys multiradiatus isolate DD_20200921_A chromosome 7, DD_fGirMul_XY1, whole genome shotgun sequence, one region contains:
- the LOC124871618 gene encoding GTPase IMAP family member 8-like, which translates to MACRTETGKGDTQSLQEIRIVLLGHDWLEKSLTGNTILGRQMFDVSRDVKMCVRRQGVLVGGRKVVVVSTPERWIHYSVQDPGLVNVNMAACVSMCPPGPHAFLFIVPISSHKGREWTVEGPLELLSDTLWRSTIVIFTRCERLRGTSVETYTSKYGFLKAILEKCAYRYHLLDTSVWGEDDDAQVADLLQKIEVMITENKDGGGPGYEITTDKTTDWEMKEVVERAALRRSKVKLVRRALRSLKGTSSSLSEVRILIVGPKHVGKSSSANTILGDQVVPPGNPTFLCTERRGVVGKRAVSVIDTPGWHGRYCSENTPQEVQKQISNSASLFKPHLILVVVRCDETFAETDKRKAEEHLSLLGLWVLSRIIVLFTWGEKLRMTSIEEHIERWPSLQQLVDKCGNRYHVFDNTKRAEDLQVEDLLEKIEETVMQSDTSCLMKSLIDLQQTNKKLAQSSKRIAKKFENAKSNTDLLVQLVEEKERIVEDLIKSTRERDDQIEALKKTVEEEKTRDAKQKQDHNEVISRILEDSKENGNLRTVLGEKEEMIRSLKESCAANDELIKATKQKVEVKEKMLHGKMKEAAVLKTMCERKDKELEQMMTDHKQEAKELKEAAERLRRENEDTKKVLQATMKGMQMHLLRIEKTEVNSEFSENKREQKAMRELLRQMNWAFTITSGPCGNTRPKPGDKTQSVLDDRIGAPKKNKTSNPEWQLEADWTWLRAGGAVLGAAIGAFVASFRLPAGTSTKSTVWAAAGAALGSLLAQGIKSEHGNKKQMS; encoded by the exons ATGGCCTGCAGAACAGAGACCGGGAAAG GGGACACACAAAGTCTTCAGGAGATAAGGATTGTTCTCTTGGGGCACGACTGGTTGGAGAAGAGTTTAACGGGAAACACCATCCTCGGGAGACAGATGTTCGACGTCAGCAGAGATGTGAAGATGTGCGTTAGGAGACAAGGTGTCCTTGTTGGAGGACGGAAGGTTGTAGTAGTCAGCACCCCTGAGAGGTGGATCCACTACTCTGTGCAGGACCCTGGCCTGGTGAATGTGAACATGGCAGCCTGCGTCTCCATGTGTCCTCCAGGACCTCATGCCTTCCTCTTCATAGTCCCCATCAGCTCACATAAAGGCAGAGAGTGGACAGTGGAGGGACCTCTTGAGTTGTTAAGTGACACTCTGTGGAGGAGCACAATCGTGATCTTTACTAGATGTGAACGACTGAGAGGAACCTCTGTGGAAACTTACACTTCTAAATATGGTTTTCTCAAAGCTATTCTGGAGAAGTGTGCATATAGATACCATCTTTTAGACACAAGCGTCTGGGGGGAGGATGATGATGCTCAGGTTGCAGATCTACTTCAGAAGATTGAAGTTATGatcacagaaaacaaagatgGAGGAGGACCAGGATATGAGATCACAACTGATAAAACAACTGACTGGGAGATGAAGGAGGTTGTGGAGAGGGCCGCTTTAAGACGAAGCAAAGTGAAGCTGGTCAGACGTGCTCTCAGATCTCTGAAAG GAACGTCTTCTTCACTTTCAGAAGTCCGGATTCTTATTGTGGGGCCAAAGCACGTTGGGAAGAGCTCTTCTGCAAACACTATCCTTGGAGATCAAGTTGTTCCTCCTGGAAATCCGACATTTCTGTGCACAGAGAGACGGGGTGTTGTTGGCAAAAGAGCTGTCTCTGTGATCGATACTCCTGGATGGCATGGACGATACTGCTCTGAAAACACACCTCAGGAGGTTCAGAAGCAGATATCCAACAGTGCATCTCTCTTTAAACCTCACCTCATCCTTGTAGTCGTACGCTGTGATGAAACCTTCGCTGAAACTGACAAAAGGAAAGCAGAGGAGCACTTGAGCTTACTTGGACTTTGGGTTTTGAGTCGGATCATTGTGCTCTTCACATGGGGGGAAAAACTGAGAATGACTTCCATCGAGGAACACATCGAAAGATGGCCCTCTCTGCAGCAGCTGGTGGACAAATGTGGAAACAGGTATCATGTTTTTGATAATACAAAGAGGGCTGAAGACCTTCAGGTTGAAGATCTGTTAGAGAAGATTGAAGAGACTGTGATGCAGAGTGATACATCATGCTTGATGAAGAGTTTAATTGACCTTcaacaaaccaacaaaaagcTGGCGCAAAGCTCCAAAAGGATTGCAAAAAAGTTTGAGAATGCAAAATCCAACACAGATCTCCTTGTGCAATTGGTTGAGGAGAAAGAGAGGATAGTAGAAGACTTGATTAAATCAACCAGAGAGAGAGATGATCAAATTGAAGCCTTGAAAAAGACAGTAGAAGAAGAGAAAACCAGAGAtgccaaacaaaaacaagatcaTAATGAAGTGATCAGCAGAATATTGGAGGACAGTAAGGAGAACGGCAATCTTAGAACCGTTCTCGGGGAAAAAGAGGAGATGATAAgaagtctgaaagagagctgTGCTGCAAACGATGAGCTAATAAAAGCTACCAAGCAAAAGGTTGAGGTGAAAGAGAAAATGCTGCATGGAAAAATGAAGGAGGCAGCAGTTTTGAAGACAATGTGTGAGAGAAAAGATAAAGAACTCGAACAAATGATGACGGACCACAAACAGGAAGCAAAAGAACTCAAAGAGGCAGCCGAGCGACTCAGGAGAGAAAACGAAGATACAAAGAAAGTGCTACAGGCAACAATGAAAGGGATGCAGATGCACCTTCTGAGAATAGAGAAGACAGAGGTCAACTCTGaattttctgaaaacaaacGCGAGCAAAAGGCAATGAGGGAGCTCCTCAGACAAATGAACTGGGCCTTCACAATCACATCAGGCCCCTGTGGAAACACCAGACCAA AACCAGGCGATAAAACACAGTCAGTGTTGGATGACCGCATTGGGGCCCCTAAGAAG AACAAGACTTCAAACCCTGAATGGCAACTTGAGGCTGACTGGACCTGGCTCAGAGCTGGAGGCGCAGTGCTGGGAGCTGCGATTGGGGCCTTTGTTGCCTCCTTCAGATTGCCTGCAGGGACCAGTACCAAATCAACTGTTTGGGCTGCAGCTGGGGCTGCACTGGGCAGCTTACTGGCCCAAGGAATAAAATCAGAACATGGGAATAAAAAGCAGATGAGTTAG
- the LOC124871619 gene encoding olfactory receptor 52K1-like produces the protein MDNVSDVRIFTLTGINETMDHRTAIFSLTLVYYCVILFLNVSLIVIIVLDENLHEPMYVLLCCVCINAVYGTTGFYPMFLLNLLWFTQEISYGWCLFQAFVLYSFACCELSILAVMAYDRYLAICRPLHYQSLMTIRRLSQLVGFSWLTPFCILSISILLTSRLKLCSLKIKKLFCVNWIIVQHACQDSDTLSNTIVSYATILIYVSHGFFIIWTYMHIIRTCATSKDDRVKFMQTCLPHLVSLITFLTVIVFDLLYMRYSSTDLPQSLQNLIAIEFVLFPPMVNPLIYGFKLTKIRNRILSLFRIGGQ, from the exons atGGATAACGTCTCTGATGTAAGAATCTTTACTCTCACTGGGATTAATGAGACAATGGACCACAGAACTGCAATATTCTCACTCACTTTGGTGTATTactgtgtgattttatttttaaatgtctccCTCATTGTCATTATAGTCTTGGATGAAAACTTGCATGAACCCATGTATGTTTTACTGTGCTGTGTTTGCATTAACGCAGTTTATGGCACCACCGGTTTCTACCCTATGTTCCTGTTAAACCTGCTGTGGTTTACTCAGGAAATCTCCTATGGGTGGTGTCTCTTTCAAGCTTTTGTCTTGTACTCCTTCGCTTGCTGTGAGCTGTCCATCCTGGCTGTCATGGCCTACGACAGGTACCTGGCCATCTGCCGACCGCTGCACTACCAGTCATTAATGACCATAAGGAGGCTCTCTCAGCTGGTGGGCTTCTCCTGGCTCACTCCTTTCTGCATTTTATCCATCAGTATTCTGCTCACATCCAGACTGAAGCTTTGCAGCCTGAAGATTAAGAAACTCTTCTGTGTGAATTGGATCATTGTTCAGCATGCCTGCCAAGACAGTGACACCCTCTCAAATACTATTGTTTCATATGCAACAATTCTTATCTATGTGTCTCATGGCTTTTTCATCATTTGGACTTACATGCACATCATCAGAACATGTGCAACCTCCAAAGACGACAGGGTAAAGTTCATGCAGACATGCCTGCCTCATTTGGTCTCTTTGATCACTTTCCTGACTGTGATTGTTTTCGAtttg ctgtacatgcgcTACAGCTCCACAGATCTGCCCCAAAGCCTTCAAAACTTAATTGCCATAGAGTTCGTCCTCTTTCCCCCGATGGTGAACCCTTTAATATACGGATTCAAACTGACCAAAATACGAAACAGAATCCTGAGTTTATTTCGTATAGGAGGGCAGTGA
- the LOC124871857 gene encoding uncharacterized protein LOC124871857 — MPRKGRRSEAAKKRWRTLEQEDLHSSQPDVAKPRTSPPTAQAWTPTQSPEKKMSRLLDSPDQVVCQEEPRRPLTSPVSRRGTGRRHRVLKWPFSPVTFRSHKLVLPAEVPEKRFVLLVGDSHLRAIAEGFVSMPEGNISFGFLATPGASADELRREVLGAVLPRTPEVVCLLAPGNNLEARRTVQQSGADFEGLLLAVGNLCPNVVVVDFPPRLTVEEDLQELLRQEYHRVAARRNVRYLSTVEHFPRSSLDLWSRDGVHLSDDPGMKVLAQLLWAASYTQLELSALNRVVYSSGGNLFT, encoded by the exons ATGCCACGCAAGGGACGACGCTCCGAGGCCGCCAAGAAGAGATGGAGGACCCTGGAGCAGGAGGACCTGCATAGCAGCCAGCCGGACGTCGCCAAG CCCAGGACATCACCACCCACCGCGCAGGCTTGGACACCCACCCAGTCTCCGGAGAAGAAG ATGTCCCGACTGCTGGACTCCCCGGACCAGGTGGTTTGCCAGGAGGAGCCCCGTAGGCCATTGACCTCTCCTGTGTCAC GCCGTGGGACGGGGCGTCGTCATCGCGTGCTGAAGTGGCCGTTTTCCCCTGTGACTTTCCGTAGTCACAAGTTGGTCCTACCAGCCGAGGTCCCGGAGAAGAGG tttgttCTTTTGGTTGGTGACTCCCATCTGCGTGCTATCGCTGAGGGGTTCGTCTCCATGCCAGAGGGTAACATCTCCTTTGGGTTTCTTGCAACCCCTGGGGCCTCGGCGGATGAGTTGAGGCGTGAGGTGCTGGGAGCAGTTCTGCCTCGGACCCCCGAGGTAGTCTGTCTTCTGGCACCCGGCAACAACTTGGAAGCCAGAAGGACCGTGCAGCAGTCGGGCGCGGACTTTGAGGGGCTGCTGCTTGCCGTCGGCAACCTCTGCCCTAAC GTGGTTGTTGTGGACTTTCCTCCACGTCTCACCGTGGAAGAAGACCTGCAAGAGCTGCTGCGGCAGGAGTACCACCGTGTGGCTGCTCGGAGAA ATGTTCGCTACCTCTCGACAGTTGAACATTTCCCCCGGAGCAGCTTGGACCTGTGGAGCAGGGATGGC GTTCACCTGAGCGACGATCCTGGGATGAAGGTCCTTGCTCAGTTGCTGTGGGCTGCGTCCTACACGCAACTCGAGTTAAGTGCACTTAACAGAGTTgtttacagctcaggtggaaattTATTCACCTAA
- the LOC124870872 gene encoding LOW QUALITY PROTEIN: putative olfactory receptor 13C6 (The sequence of the model RefSeq protein was modified relative to this genomic sequence to represent the inferred CDS: deleted 1 base in 1 codon): protein MDNASVITMFTLSGLSGTVSHRVTLFVLTLLCYGVIWLVNLIIVVTIIMDKNLHVPMYIFLCNLCINGLYGTAGFYPKFLHDLLSTTHLISVPGCFLQGFVLHSSACADLSLLALMAYDRYVAICRPLVYHSIMTKKKIIIMYFFAWITPFYLMFISTGTTLTSRLCGSHIPKIYCVNWLISKLACSASLFILAMQFSLFGLMFFWSEPVKRPKRTNINPCRRVCHIYSL from the exons ATGGATAATGCTTCAGTGATCACCATGTTCACTCTTTCTGGGTTAAGTGGGACAGTCAGCCACAGAGTTACTCTCTTTGTGCTCACTTTGCTGTGTTACGGGGTGATCTGGCTGGTGAATCTGATAATTGTTGTGACAATCATCATGGATAAAAACCTCCATGTACCAATGTACATATTTCTCTGTAATCTGTGCATCAATGGACTCTACGGGACAGCAGGATTTTATCCAAAATTCCTCCACGATCTCTTGTCGACAACGCATTTAATCTCTGTTCCTGGATGTTTCCTGCAGGGTTTTGTGCTGCACTCTTCAGCCTGTGCTGACTTATCCTTGCTTGCTCTAATGGCTTATGACAGATACGTGGCTATTTGTCGACCTCTAGTGTACCACtctataatgactaaaaaaaagattatcatt atgtatttttttgctTGGATTACTCCTTTTTACCTTATGTTTATTAGCACGGGGACAACATTGACATCAAGGTTATGTGGCTCCCACATACCAAAGATCTATTGTGTCAACTGGTTAATTTCTAAGCTTGCTTGCTCTGCCTCACTTTTTATTTTGGCCATGCAGTTTTCATTGTTTGGTCTTATGTTTTTCTGGTCAGAACCTGTCAAACGTCCAAAGAGAACAAACATAAATCCATGCAGACGTGTTTGCCACATTTACTCACTTTGA